AGCAGGAGTCCAACGCAGCACTAGTGAAAGCACTGAAGATGGAGTTAGAACATGCACAGGCACGGATTAAGGAACTCATGCAGGAGCGGCATGCATTTCACAATGAAATGGATCGCTTAGGGGAACAAATTAATGAGGCTAACATAATTAGGAGGAACAAagagcatcaaaagatccaaaaAGCAGTGCAGTCAATAAAGGAGGAGCTTGAAGATGAGAGACGGCTGAGAAGACGCTCTGAGAGTCTACACAGAAAACTTGGTAGAGAGTTATCTCAAGCAAAAGCAGCTTGTATGAATGTTGCAAGAGATTTAGAAAAAGTGAGCAAGACAAATCTTCTTCTTGAAGAACTCTGTGATGCTTTCGCTAAGGGAATCAGTGATTACGAACATGAAGTGAGGCTGTTAAAGCAAAAGTCCCTAAAAGTTTGTGATCACAAAGTTGACCGCTTGGTACTTCATATTGCAGAAGCATGGCTGGACGAGAGGGAGCAAATGAATATTGCCGAAGCTCAAGGAGATCTGTCTAATAGATCGATGGTTACAGACAGATTAGGAAGTGAAATTGAAGCCTTTATTCAAGCTAATAGGTCAGATGAGATAAATAAtggaaatgtgtttgaaaaagatGGAAAGCAAGAGATCAATGTCCGACGGCAATCACTTGAGTCTATGCACTTGAATGGAACTACTAGTGCACCTCAAGATGCAGAGGACGACGACAACGCTAAGGAAGATGACAATTCTGTTGAAAGTGATTTGCACTGCTTTGAATTAAATGACATTGGCCTTCCACATCAGAATGTTTCAAGCGTCACAGACAAGTTAGTTTCTTCTAGGAAATTAAATTCTTACTTGGAAAAGATAGGATTTTCTGATAAGAGAAAGAACAATGTTTTGTGGAAAGAAACTGAATTCTGTGGGAGCCAAACGCAGCATTTAAATGGAAGACAAGGAAAGCTTTCAGACACGAGTGTTGATTCTAAAGGAACGGATACAAATAAGTTGGGAGCAAATAAAGCTCAAGTTTCTGACTATATCAATTCTCATGAAGCTTCACAAGAAATGAAATCACTGCCGGATAATAAGTTTGGATTGGACCACCTGAAAGCTCATGAAATTCACGAGACGTCCGATAGAGGAGAGAACCAAAATGATTCGGTGTCGACTGGCAAACTTATCATAGGACGAGGCTTTCCTCCCGATGATCTTCTGAATGATACATCAACTGTGAGTCATGATCGCATCATCGATCAACACAAATCTTGCCAGTTGAGTACGTCTAGTTCTTCACTGAACTTAGCAGGTGTAAATGCTAATACTCTGAAGGCAAGATTGCTCGAAGCAAGGTTAGAGGGGCATCAGGTTCGTCTGAAAGCATCAAGAGGTTCCTCTATCGGCGCAACCAGACAATGAACAGGATCGCGAGTGAGATTTCTCTAGTGACATGTTGTTGGTTCATGAAGTATTTTAGATTGCAGAAACCTGGTTTGTTTCGCCGTGGCATCAGTTTTGGAATTTTCTCTGTATATTGTCAAGTGGGCAAAAGGACTTGAGCTCTTGTTTCCTTAAGCTGAAAGAATTTCCTTAAAGAAACAAATGATTTCCCTTGTGCAAGTAGCATCACCAGAAATAAGCAAAGAAGGCTAAATCAAGCATAAGAATATTTAGTTGCTTGACTTGGAAAATCAATTTATCGATCAAGTTCACATCATGCAACTTTGATTTAGTTGCTTGACCAGTTGACTTTGACTTTTGAAGTCCACAGAGCTGTCTCATGAGGCCGCAGTCTCGCATTACCTTCCCTCCAAACACGTATATAATATCAAGTCGTCGACGTTCACTTTCTCACATTTATAAAAGACTTCCCAAAGTTTTAATATCGTCAAATATCTCCTCTTGATTTATCTCTATTCTACTGGACGCTCACGGAATTATTGACATATCGAGAACTCCGCGTGCAAATCCCAaaagtaataaataaaaattttaagagttttttttgtaaaaaatacaGCCCGATCGATGATTGATGACCATTTCGCCAACGTCACAGCGTCTTCCAAAACCCATTCTTTCTTCGCTCCCTCCATTCCTTTCGAATCAACGCCTCTTTCTTGACCTACCTACTGTCTCTCATGGCGAAGAGAGCCCAGTTTCGGCGGAAGTAAAGTGGAGAATCAGCAGAAGAGGAATCTCCTTTCCGGTTGCCGAGAAAGGTTCGGTTTTGATCTCCTTCTGCCCATGATATGACCTCTTATTCCGGTGCTCGATCACGCCCGCTTGATGTGAAATCGAGTCCTTTTTGGTGATGCAAGAGTAGAAAGTTGGAATTTTGGTGGGGATTTCTAGGAGGCGGGAAAAAGGTGGGTGTTTGGCGTTAATCTGGATGGCGTGAGGGTTTTGGGGGCGGGGATTAAGGAAGCGTGATAGGGTTTGTGATCGCGGTGACAGATGGAGGACCGAGGCAGGGAGTCTAAATTGCCAGAACCTTCTGCCGGAGCTCGTTGATATCTCACTCCATCGCTGCGGTCGCTGTGGCGTTACTCTTCAAGGTGATTCTTCAGCTTCTTCATGGCTTATTTTTTATTGTCTCTTGGCTGCGTGTAGTTTCGATCGACAAAAGTGAAGTgtctggcaaaaaaaaaaaaaattaactcatTTGTTCTTTTCCCGGAATAAAATTGAAGTTACCTGATCTACGCAAAATCCAGTGGTTGTTTTTTCTTATTTGTGGATTTTGAGTTGTAAACATTTCATGATGATTTGAAGTGTGTCGGATTCTGTGTCCTTTTCTTGTTGGTACAGCAAAACTATCATGTCCCAGATTAGAGCCTTCGTCCAATGGACTTGCTGGAATAGAGGTCAAAAATCCTGAGACGTCGAAGAGAACTTCAGAGAACAAAGCTATGGTTTCAGATGCAAGCTTGCAGCCTGATCTCGGTGCGGAAACAACCCTTTCTATTGTAAGTGAAAGTGAAGATAGCATTTCTTCGAGGAAAAATAACTGCTTGAAGGTAGATGATCTGTATCAACCGACGTTACCGGTTGACGATACTTGTAAAAATGGGAAAACAATAGTTGAGACAATTTCACATGAGGGAAGGGAAACCGAACAATTGGTCGATAAATCTTTCTATGCTCAGAAAGAAGTAGTCCGAGATGCCAAGAATGATTGGAATCCAAGGGCTTTCGGAAAAGGTGTTCAACTTGCTACCTATCTTGATGAAGGCCCATCTGACTACTACCATCAGAACCGAAGAGGTGCATTTGCTGATGTTGATTTTGACAAGAAACAGAACCTTGCACCAATTCGAATGGAGCTTTTGAGAATGCTTGATGAATTAAGAGATCAGTTGCAAAAAACATGTGAAGTCACAACCAAGCAAAAGATGAGTTTCATGGTTGATCAATCAACGACTTCCTCCAGTTCCTACACTCATCATGTCCATGCCAATACATTTCCCGGTGCTTCAGTTCCATTTAACCGAAATCTTTCTAGTTGGGCTTCAAGAGAATCAGAGCGCAATGCAGTTCTCAGGAGCAGACAGTTCTCAGGAGTTTCTAGAGGCCACCAAACAACATTGGGCTATCAGGGCTCATATTGTACAAATAATGGTGAATCACCTTATCTTGCTTCTCCCTTGATCTTGGGGTCTAGAAGTTATAATTCAAAATTGAGAAGTGCTCCTTCTACTTCACTCGAGCCTCAGGTACATCAGAGGGCCTTGTTCGGCAAGCATGCTGAACGCTTGTGCCATTCCTTTGCTGGCGGTGCCCCTTTCGTGATATGTAACCATTGCTTTGAACTTCTGGAGCTACCTGGCAAATCTTTGCTACTGAACAAGAAAATGAATAAACTGAAATGTGGTGCTTGCTCCAAACTCATTTCTGTTTATTGCAATGAAAGTAGAAATGTGCTATTAGCATTGCCTGTTTCATCCAACGACAACGATGCTGCTGGCTAAAGCCCAGGCGGTTCCGACCAACATACAAATGAACGGTTAGttttaggatttagggtttgAAGAACATGAATGAGCTTGAAGATATGAAAAGGATATCCTCAACTTCTGCTACCTTTGAGCAGATGAAAGATTTAAAGTTTGCTGGGACAGTCTATTCATTGAAAATCTAAATCTGTACCatttaaaaggattttcttttcctttttctgtttTTTTCCCTGATAAATTTATGTTATGTCAGGTTTCCCTGATATATTTTTCAacattatcttttaaaattttgacattAAAAATTGAGAAAGGTAATTTTCTGCAGTTTAAATATTGAGATTATCCccttttttaaaacaaaaattaataattattattattttaacggTAAGAGTTGCAATGCTTCATTTAAAAGCTGATTTGCTGCTGCTTGTTcgatttcaaaatttgaaaaatacgaCCGTTATTCCCTTCTGCTACATAAACCCCGATCCGCTTCCTCTACGTCTTCATTCTCCGCCctaatctcttttctctctcccttctcctccGATCGAGCCATGGCGGCGGCGGTGCACAAGAAGGGCAGGGGCCGGAAGGCGCTGAAGGACTTGTCTTCAAGCGAGGTCAACATCTCTGAATCATCCTCTCCGGAAGGAGTTAGAAAGGAGGTCGGTGAAGGCGTCTCTGCCCTTGTCTCGCCCAAGAACGCCAAGAAAGAGAAGTCCAAGGCGTCATCAGCGGGGAAGAATTCGTTCGAAGACGAGTTGCTCCAGCTGCAGGTCAGGCTCCAGCAGCTCCAGCTCGAGAAGGAGAAGACGGATGAGCTCCTGAAGCAACGCGACGAGCAGCTGAAGCAGAAGGACGAGGAGATCGAGAACCGTGGCAAGGAGCACGAAAAGCTGCAGGAGGAGCTTAAGAAGATCCAAAAGTTGAAGGAGTTCAAGCCCACAATGGTGAAGTTCTGTTCcctttgaaaaaaaacttagatTTGCTCGATTTTCTATGGATTACATGTCTTGTTGATTTTCACAGAGCTTTCCTCTTATTAAGTCTCTAAGAGGGAAGGACGAAGTCAAggatgagaagaagaagaacaaaggCAAAAAGCCTGCCGAGACGAAGAAACCATGCCCCGCATATGTCTCGTGGTGCAAAGATCAGTGGAACGATGTAAGATAACAAagactatatattttttttatttcaataacCTGTAATTGAATTGTTGTTTTTTTATCCCATTGTAGGTGAAAAAAGAGAACCCTAGTGCTGATTTCAAGGAGGTTTCCAACGTGCTTGGAGCGAAatggaaggcattgagcgcagtGGAAAAGAAGCCCTATGAAGACAAATACCAGCAGGAGAAAGAGGCCTACCTGGAAGTCGTCAAGCAAGATAAACGGGAGAAAGAGGCACTGAAGCTTCTTGAAGAAGAGCAGATGCAGAAGACCGCCATGGAGTTGCTGGAACAATATTTGCAGTTTCAACAGGTGAATTGTTGAACATAGAGATCTAGCTTTTCTCATTCATAAAGATATTCCGTTCTGTGCTGATTACGGTTGTTCAATTGCGTAAACAGGAAGTTGAAAAGGAGGGCAAGAAAGTAAGGTAAGTAATATGCTTGATATCTTTTGCATAAGATTAAATTTTGCATCACAATATTTTCTTTCCAGGAAAGAGAAGGATCCTTTGAAACCAAAGCAACCGATGTCAGCTTTCTTCTTGTTCTCAAAAGAACGCCGTGAAACTCTGCTACAAGAAAAGAAGACCATCCTTGAAGTAACTAGTTTAAAAAAACAAACCCAATATGTTGTTGCAATTCTTAGTTAGCTTATTGTTAACACCACGCCGCGGTGTGTGTCTACCTCAGATTTCTAAAATAGCAGGGGAGGAGTGGAAGAACATGATGGAAGAACAAAAAGCTCCCTATGAGGAGGTGCAATTcgatttgtgtgtgtgtgtgtatgtgtttTCAATTTGAATAATTTTGTTTATGCACAAGTCGCATTCCCTCAGATTGCTAAGAAGCTGAAGGAAAACTACAACCAGGAAATGGAActctacaagcaaaagaagacTGAGGTATGAAAACTAAGGTTGAGATTAACCCTCAATTGATCCAAAAGACACTGATTCAGTGTCGGAATCAGGAGGCTGTTACTCTAGCCAAGGAAGAGGAGGAGCACATCAAAGTCTTGAAGCAGGAAGCCCTTCAGCTGcttaagaagaaggagaaaacagACAACATGATCAAGGTTAATTGGTTTCTTTCATTTTTACACTTTTTTTCTTGTTTCAAAAATCCAATGGGGAAGTAATTCTATTTGATATCTGAAACAGAAAACTAAGCAGGATCGTATcaggaaaaagaaagagaaggaagaacaaGTTGCTGATCCCAATAGGCCGAAGAGACCaccctcttcttttcttctctttagGTGTGCTTCTAATGATAATCTTTGCAAGCCCTTTAAGGGAAGTAGATTAATAGACTTGCTATTGCAGCAAGGAAGCTAGGAAACAACTCACGGAGGAAAGACCAGGCATTCCAAATACTACCTTGAATGCTATGATTTCGGTGAAGTGGAAGGTATTTCCGTTTCATCAGTGTCTAAGTCCCTAACTAAGCACACAAGAATGTGAATTGGTGTTTATTGAGATTCCATCCATGGTTTCTTCCTACAGGAAATGAGTGAAGGCGAGAAGAAGACATGGAATGACAAAGCTGCAGAAGGTCTCAATGCATAcaaaaaagaattagaagaatTCAACAAGGCTTCGATGGACAACAAGACTACTCCAAAAGAGTGAAGATTGGACTACTTTTGATTGGTTCAATTGGCTTCATTGAACATTTTCAGCTTATGGTTTATAACAACTGATTAGGCTCTTGACTCTTTTACTGCACTGATGTGTTTTCATGCTTCATTTTGATTGAAGCTTCCTTGGAACATCAATGAATTACTGTCATTTTCGATTGAGGCTTCATTTTTCTTGATCATgaaattacttttcaaaaaggtggAAATGAAATATGCTAAAAGTTGCAGTGGAACCGCTGTGTAGTGTAATTCTAGAGAAATGGATTGTATGAATCAATATACTTGTGATGTTATTTGCCACAGTCAATAAGGATTCAACCAGCAAAACTTGAATCTGTGATTCAACTCTGAGGGCATGTTGAACCTACAAAGTGTTTGGTGAGTTCTTTATTGAAAGAACTCTATCGAATTatcttaaaataaataaatctgcAAATAGATTGGCAGTACAGCCAATTTACCAAAAGATGTACTTAggtttttgaatttatcaaaagaaGCATACTACTTTACCATTTACCAAATGACGCACCTTTTTATATGGTCTTCCTATTTTATCTTCCTgacaaatttaattgattttctttttcttttcgttgtcatttttctctcttctctttcctactATGCATGCAACGTATCTTCTCTTTCCTTCTTTTATATCTTCACTTtgttttaccttttttttttcaatttttttctcaaaCATGTTATAAGAGATCAAACTCACGTTGGGCCTGACAACAGGGAGAGATATCAAGCCTAACAAcagggaaaaaaataaataaaaataaaaaagaaagagagatttagatttttcaatACCTCTGGTCCACTACTAGAAATgctgaaaataacaatggagagcatatttagactccttgcaattttagaaatctacaggATCTGAAATGATTGCAATCTAAAGTCTTtaagtcgatcagtgggttttgaccgaaactcactgatggacctagagagctctgattgcactcatttcaattcttgtggaattctaaaattgcaagaagttcaaatatgctctccattattatttttggcattcctaggttttgaaaaacctaaatctgccattttttttttcttcttcttttttgttattaagcctgatatgaagagatatcaggcccacgttgggaaTGATAtcttttcatatcaggcccaatgtgggtctgatatctccccatatcagatccaacgtgggcctgatatgggagatatcaggcctaataacaaaaaaaaaagaaaaataaataaataaataaagagagatttaaatttttcaaaacctctagtccaccactaggaatgccgaaaataataatgaagagcatatttggactccttgcaattttagaaatccacagaaactgaaatgggtgcaatcgaagctcctaggtccattagtgagtttcggtcaaaactcactaatggacctagagagctccgattgcacccattttagtttctgtggatttctaatattgcaaggagttaaaataagctatctatgatttatttcaacttctaaaagatgttaaaatataataagaaagaatcagcaaaacaaTCTCTATAcattttaggtttttcaaaacctctggtccaccactaggattGCCAAAAATAAGATGGagagtatatttgaactccttataaaattagaaatccacagaaactgaaataggtgaaatcgaagctctctaggtgtaaatctctctttctttctttcttttttctttttttttcttattaggcctgatatggagagatatcggcccacgttgggcctgatatctgttcatatcaggcccaatgtgggcctgatatctccccatatcaagcccaacgtggacctgatatgggagatatcaggcctaataataaaaaaaagaaaaaaaaattaaaaaaagaaagaaagagagatttaggtttttcaaaacatcTAGTTCACCATTagtaatgccaaaaataataataaagaacatatttggactccttgcaattttagaaatc
This region of Zingiber officinale cultivar Zhangliang chromosome 9A, Zo_v1.1, whole genome shotgun sequence genomic DNA includes:
- the LOC122019409 gene encoding high mobility group B protein 6-like, whose product is FAAACSISKFEKYDRYSLLLHKPRSASSTSSFSALISFLSPFSSDRAMAAAVHKKGRGRKALKDLSSSEVNISESSSPEGVRKEVGEGVSALVSPKNAKKEKSKASSAGKNSFEDELLQLQVRLQQLQLEKEKTDELLKQRDEQLKQKDEEIENRGKEHEKLQEELKKIQKLKEFKPTMSFPLIKSLRGKDEVKDEKKKNKGKKPAETKKPCPAYVSWCKDQWNDVKKENPSADFKEVSNVLGAKWKALSAVEKKPYEDKYQQEKEAYLEVVKQDKREKEALKLLEEEQMQKTAMELLEQYLQFQQEVEKEGKKVRKEKDPLKPKQPMSAFFLFSKERRETLLQEKKTILEISKIAGEEWKNMMEEQKAPYEEIAKKLKENYNQEMELYKQKKTEEAVTLAKEEEEHIKVLKQEALQLLKKKEKTDNMIKKTKQDRIRKKKEKEEQVADPNRPKRPPSSFLLFSKEARKQLTEERPGIPNTTLNAMISVKWKEMSEGEKKTWNDKAAEGLNAYKKELEEFNKASMDNKTTPKE
- the LOC122018771 gene encoding uncharacterized protein At5g41620-like: MGGDKAAAPAAAIDDGVGSGGNDAPLGVKLRRAVSVRKGGGLCTPPPSWKLEEAGSSDPGMAEVHRQSISARKLGAGLWEIQDPRPMPSADRRGSRIAHQRRNGKALEDGPHPSSSRRQENWDEGCLRKHGETSLSKHHDLNDKILQLDSPASYTSRSQISSFGRAINPVSAVDHKGMLGDAGFRSKRSTELLKVFNHIWSLEEQQESNAALVKALKMELEHAQARIKELMQERHAFHNEMDRLGEQINEANIIRRNKEHQKIQKAVQSIKEELEDERRLRRRSESLHRKLGRELSQAKAACMNVARDLEKVSKTNLLLEELCDAFAKGISDYEHEVRLLKQKSLKVCDHKVDRLVLHIAEAWLDEREQMNIAEAQGDLSNRSMVTDRLGSEIEAFIQANRSDEINNGNVFEKDGKQEINVRRQSLESMHLNGTTSAPQDAEDDDNAKEDDNSVESDLHCFELNDIGLPHQNVSSVTDKLVSSRKLNSYLEKIGFSDKRKNNVLWKETEFCGSQTQHLNGRQGKLSDTSVDSKGTDTNKLGANKAQVSDYINSHEASQEMKSLPDNKFGLDHLKAHEIHETSDRGENQNDSVSTGKLIIGRGFPPDDLLNDTSTVSHDRIIDQHKSCQLSTSSSSLNLAGVNANTLKARLLEARLEGHQVRLKASRGSSIGATRQ